One Marmota flaviventris isolate mMarFla1 chromosome 17, mMarFla1.hap1, whole genome shotgun sequence genomic window, CTGCCACTCTGGTCCCTTGCCTGGCCTCAGGCTGGGCCAAGCTCACTGCTGAACCCTCGGGGTCACCACTGTGCCAACCTCTGGGCTGGCTCCCTCCCTGACAGCCGTGGGGTGGGGCTGCTGCCACCCCAGGCATGACTGGTAGCACTTCCTGCTGGCCCCTACCAGGGCAGCAGGGAGGGACTTTGCCTGATAACACCCAGCTTTATGTAAATATCCTGCAACTTCGGTTTAAGAGTATGGGGAGGGCAGGGGCACCCCACAATATTCGAATGTACTAAAAAAGCCTTGGGAGAAGATGCCCTTGCCCTGAGGTTGTGAGTCTGGATTAGAGAtggaataaatgtttttctttcagtttctacTGTCCTTGGTTGGATCTCAGCCTTGGGAAGAATCCCAGTGTGGCACCTGCCCTGGgggcctgggctcctgggctTGCATTTTGAGTGAGGCCTGGCAGTGACTCCTGCATGCCTAGCGACACACCCCCTCTGCACACTgcctccccagcacccaaaatagCACCTGTGCTCAGCTTGTAAACAAGACAGGTTTTTCTGGACTGCCTTGCCAGTGCTGGGGGTTACCTGGGAGCTGCCCCTTTCCTCCCCTACTCCATAGTGAGGGCTGCCCCAGAAGGGTGATGGACTAGGGCCTCCACTTTCCCACAGGTGAGGGCTGAGCCTCTGGACTCCcctggggagggagcagggagcaggccCATCTCTGGCAGGAGACACACAACGCCTGGCTTCCCTTTTTGGGCTGTTAACAGAAGTCAGAAATGGGCCCTGAGAGTTTCAAAATCTCAAGCACAAACCAACAGGGCCCCACTAACAGGGTTTGAGCCACAAGTATCATGAGCACCCTCATGGGTGGGGCAAAGCAAAGTCCCCTGACACTAGGGACTTGGGAAGAGGTGTGTGGCCCAGACCTACAAGAACATTACAGCTCCAGTGGACCCTGGCCTCCAAAGGAGCCACCCACAGCCTGCTCTCCAGGGCAGCTGAGCCATCTTCTTGGCTCCTGAACTATCAAGTGTCATGTCTTACAAATAAAACCTGGCCTCTCAGCCCCAGCACATCACGCTTCTCCAATCTGGGACCCAGGCTCCTTCACCCATTTTTGTCCTGAAACCAGCCAGCCAGCCAAGCAGGCCCAGGATTAGGACACACTCCACAGTCAGAGGTAAGCAGTACAGACCGTGGGGGACTCCCCTCCCCGCCATGTGACAGCTGTCTCCATAACCCTGGGGGCCCAGGCCGGAGATGACTTCAGCCactggtgactttttttttttggctgcacTGGGTGAAgcaccagggccttgtgcactccaccactgagccacacccagcccccaACTAGTGGGTCTTAATGGTATTTATTTACACTATGGTGAAAAAATGCatggccccctccctcccctcccctccctctctacGAAACAAGCCCCTGGGGTCTGAGCCCCAGCTGGCTCTTGCCACCCATGTGAAAGATGATGTCATTCTGCCAAACATAGGAAGGGCTTTCAGCCCAAAGTGCAGCAGTGGTCAGCAGTGCAGGTGACCCTCAGGAGCAGCCCCGGGCTTTGTGGGGATGGGCTGAAGTGTGGTGCAAACTTTCCAAGGAGAACAGAAACCCGCGGTGGCGGCACCAAGGAGGAAGCCAGCCCGCAGCACCCATGTCACAACAGCATGCCACTCTGCCCTCAGCTGCAGCAGCCAGACCCCAAACCACCCCAGGGCAGAccttcccagcagctgggagaaCTGAGAAAGGGCCCAGGGAGGGAAGATGTGACAGCAGACCAGGCACAGGGAGGACTCCTGTCACATGGCAAGCCCCACAGGCAgaccctcctgccctccccaggcTCCTCAGAAGGCCACACAGCGTGCAGGGGCAGCAGCAGGGCCGGGGGCAGGTCCTGGGCCTCAGTTGGTGGGGCTGCACTGCAGGACCTGCTGCGGGGCAAAGAGCTTCCGGACAGCGGCGgcttccccagccctccccagtgCGGGGCAGTTCTCCTTGTTGTCCTGCCCTGCAGGCTGCACGGAGGACTTCTTGAAGTAGCAGAGGCGACACACGGAGTGGTACTTGTCTGCTCCTCCGATCACCTCGACCTGGCAGCAGGGACCAGAAAGGcatgggaggaggggctgggacaGGGAGGGGGCGGTCCCACGCCCTCCCCGCCCCGCAGCAGAGGGCGGGCGCTACCTCCTTCTCCAGGCCCAGCCTCTTGGTGTAGGCGGCTTCCCGGAAGCACTCCATGCACACAGCGGTCAGCTTCACCACGCTCTCGGCCAGGGGCACCAGGTTCAGGATGGCACCAAACGCCTGCGACACGCGGGACGGGAAGTGCTCAGCCACCTGCCAGGCTCCACCCTTTGACCCGCAGCACTGGGGCCAGGGACGTTCGCCGGGACCTCACTTCCCCCGAGTGCCACACCCCGCGGACCCTCTGCCCACGCAGGTGCCTGCGGCAGCAGATGGCACCCCGGCTGGGCAGACCCGCTCTGTGCCCTGTGCCCGCTGAGGCCCTCTCCCTCCTCGTCCCACCCGAGACCCGGGCCAGGCCGCACCTTCCTCTGGAAAGTCCCGTCCAGCGCGGCCACGATCACGGTCTTGCCGGCGTTGGCCATGGTCTCACAGAACTCCACGATGTCAGGGAACTGGGGGGACCCGGAGAGTGAGCTCGGGCCAAGCAGGACCGCCTCAGCCAGCACTCTCTCCAGGGTCCCCAGGGCAGGGGACCAGGTCACCCACACGCCCTCCCAGCTGTGGGTGACGGGCATGCCCGCCCACTGCCCAGCCCCCTCCACAGCAAAGCAGCAGCCAGGTACCAGTACTGGCACTGGACTGCTGCACTGGAAGGGGCATCTCCACATGTCCTTCCCTCATGGCCCTCAGAAGGacccagccctgccaacaccttgctcttggacttctggcctccagaaccatcAGAGAATCAAGCTACGGCGCTGTTTGAGGTCCCGATGGGGCTCCAGGCGTGCAGGTCATGCTACCATGGACCTTCAAGGGATGAGCCAGTCGGGCGGCAAGGAGCCCGCCAGGGACAAGCCTGCCCACTGGGTTGAGTTTCTGCATCTCCGGGGAACCTGCAGCCAGCCAGCCCGccctttatttttgataattgggGACTAAGCCCAgaagggcttaaccactgagtcacatcccctgcccttttatgattttttttattttgagacaggatctcactaaattgcttaggggcctcactaagttgttgaggctggcctcaaacttgggatcctcctgcctcagcctcctgagtccctgggatcacaggcggaTGGATCCCACCCAGCTCAGCCTACCATTTCTGAGAATCTTGATGGGGGAGGGATTAGGAGTCTGGAGGTGGGCTTTCATATTCTTCCACACCTGCCAAGAGTTGGGTGCTCACAGCAGGGCTGGAGCGAACCCTGGCACAGAAGTGCACTGGCACCCAAGGCTCAGGACAAGGGCCACAAAGGACAGCAGTGGAGGACATGACAaagtgaaaaaagccaaaagTCCCCAAATAGCAAAAGACTAAATGACACGCCAGAGACAAAAACCAAGCAGGTGAACAGGAGAGAGATTCACGGGTGGTCAGGAACCAGCCAGCTACtgcacctccaccaccaccaacaacagaAAAGTGAAATGGGGGGAACCCTAAAAAGGCAATtcccaagagaaataaatacaaataaccaAGAAACCCGGGAAGTGCCAGCCACGCTGGCCGTCAGCACTGGGAAGCACCGTCGGGGGCCTGTGCACACACCCAGAGGCCCGGCAGGTCCCGCCTGTCCTCTGCTCTCCAGGCCACCCTCCAACTCTTGATTCTTTCCAGGTTTAAGGTCCAGGCCTTGGCCAGCAGCTGGCCTGCAGCCACCTAAGCTGCCTCTCCACCCTGATGGCTCTATCACACCTCGGTCCCCAGACAGCCACAGGCAGGGCTTCCCCAATGCTGGGCGCCCGGGTTCCTTCAGGCCCTCTCTGGCCATCCCCAGAGGGCATGTCCTGCCTTAACTCTCCATGCCCCTGAACTCACAGCGGTCACCATCTGACGAGTGTAAGCTCAGGCAGGGGCTGCGGCTTGGTGCTGCTGCCCCACAGGACAAGCTTAGGAACCGAGTGAGACTGGCGTCTTGGCCCAGCGACACACACAACGGTCACAGCTTGTGATACGGACCCACTCTGTAGAAATACGTACCCTAAAGATCAGAAGGATCTAGGTCaacatgttt contains:
- the Tk1 gene encoding thymidine kinase, cytosolic; this encodes MSCVNLPTVLPGSPSKTRGQIQVILGPMFSGKSTELMRRVRRFQIAQYKCLVIKYAKDTRYSNSFSTHDRNTMDALPACLLRDTAQEALGAAVIGIDEGQFFPDIVEFCETMANAGKTVIVAALDGTFQRKAFGAILNLVPLAESVVKLTAVCMECFREAAYTKRLGLEKEVEVIGGADKYHSVCRLCYFKKSSVQPAGQDNKENCPALGRAGEAAAVRKLFAPQQVLQCSPTN